One window from the genome of Sneathia sanguinegens encodes:
- a CDS encoding glucose-1-phosphate adenylyltransferase translates to MEILVMILAGGRGSRLDILSENRVKPSVPFAGKFRIIDFALSNCSNSGMYNVALLTQYLPLSLNEHIGVGKPWDLDRRDSPITLLQPFEIADGSRTWYNGTADAIRKNIEFIERKNPKYILILSGDHIYKMNYSKILETHKKNGASLTIAAQDVPIEIASRFGILEVNDKDEIISFEEKPLEPKSTFASMGIYIFNTEDLIRYLKKSDKEDLDFGHDVIPEMLENKEKIFIHRFKGYWMDVGTYDSYHEANLDLIKKSEEVGIDLYDENWKIYTRSKNCAPVRVGLTGSIINSLVCDGCKIEGRVENSVIGPEVTIRAGSTVTNSIIFEDTYISENSHLDSVIIDKHVKIGKYCLIGHGDISIANHERPDLLYSGLSVLGKNIKVGDNSIIGRNIRIFSNKQIENNSKIESGETIK, encoded by the coding sequence ATGGAAATTCTAGTGATGATATTAGCTGGAGGTCGTGGGTCAAGATTGGACATTTTATCAGAGAACAGAGTGAAACCTAGTGTTCCTTTTGCTGGAAAATTTAGAATAATCGATTTTGCTTTGAGTAATTGTAGTAATTCAGGTATGTACAATGTCGCCTTACTAACACAATATTTACCATTATCTTTGAATGAACATATTGGAGTTGGAAAACCTTGGGATTTAGATAGAAGAGATTCACCGATTACTTTATTACAACCTTTTGAAATTGCTGATGGAAGTAGAACATGGTACAATGGGACTGCTGATGCAATAAGAAAGAATATTGAATTTATTGAAAGAAAAAATCCTAAATATATTTTGATTTTATCTGGGGATCATATATATAAAATGAATTATTCTAAAATTTTGGAAACACATAAGAAAAATGGAGCTAGCTTAACAATAGCTGCTCAAGATGTTCCAATTGAAATAGCATCTCGTTTTGGAATATTAGAAGTAAATGATAAAGATGAAATTATTTCATTTGAAGAAAAACCTTTAGAACCTAAGAGTACATTTGCATCTATGGGTATATATATATTTAATACTGAAGATTTAATAAGATATTTGAAAAAGTCAGATAAAGAAGACTTAGACTTTGGTCATGATGTTATACCTGAAATGCTAGAAAATAAGGAAAAAATTTTCATCCATAGATTTAAAGGTTATTGGATGGATGTAGGAACATATGATTCATATCATGAAGCAAATCTTGATTTAATAAAAAAATCTGAAGAAGTAGGTATAGATTTATATGATGAAAATTGGAAAATTTATACTAGAAGTAAAAATTGTGCACCAGTTAGAGTTGGTTTAACAGGTAGTATAATAAATTCTTTAGTTTGTGATGGTTGTAAGATAGAAGGAAGAGTTGAAAATTCTGTTATAGGACCAGAAGTTACAATTCGAGCAGGGTCAACTGTTACAAATTCTATCATATTTGAAGATACCTATATATCTGAAAATTCGCATTTAGATTCAGTTATAATAGATAAACATGTTAAAATAGGAAAATATTGTCTGATAGGACATGGCGATATAAGTATAGCAAATCATGAAAGACCAGATTTACTATATAGTGGGTTAAGTGTATTAGGAAAAAATATAAAAGTAGGAGATAACTCTATTATCGGACGAAATATTAGAATATTTTCTAATAAACAAATTGAAAATAATTCTAAAATAGAAAGTGGAGAAACGATAAAATGA
- a CDS encoding glycogen synthase, translating into MKILYLCSEAAPFVKTGGLADVMYSLPKKMVELGHKAIIFLPKYDLIPKKYLEDIKYVDKIELLNEEYNIYSLIREGIDYYFIENRRLYERNHLYGDLDEDVQYANYNEVILKFLVKSKMKVDVVHCNDWQTGLFPYFLKKRYNFLNIKVIYTIHNLMYQGKFNNYSVATLGYDYKYDLNFMEVGIKYSDIVNTVSPTYSKEIHYPYFAEGLENIINSKEISGILNGIDYNYYKPIYKDIFEYKKKKKKELLTKFGIKNEEFMVISLISRLVEGKGIDLIIARVEDLLENDKVIFLILGRGAKEYEDFFEYLSIKYPNKCKFTKEYNEALSKLMYAGSDLLLVPSRYEPCGLTQMIAMRYGTIPLVREIGGLKDTVQPFNYITQKGNGFGFTNYNADDMLHVIRYAQSVYYTQKKNWEILINNCINTDHSWNKAAKEYEALYIKLC; encoded by the coding sequence ATGAAAATATTATATTTGTGTTCAGAAGCGGCACCTTTTGTTAAGACAGGAGGCTTAGCTGATGTAATGTATTCACTTCCAAAAAAAATGGTAGAGTTAGGTCATAAAGCTATAATTTTTTTACCTAAATATGATTTAATTCCTAAAAAATATCTGGAAGATATTAAATATGTAGATAAAATTGAGCTTTTAAATGAAGAATATAATATTTATTCTTTAATAAGGGAAGGCATTGATTATTATTTTATTGAAAATAGAAGATTATATGAAAGAAATCATCTCTATGGTGATTTAGATGAAGATGTTCAATATGCTAATTACAATGAGGTTATTCTTAAATTTTTAGTTAAATCTAAGATGAAAGTTGATGTAGTACATTGTAATGATTGGCAAACAGGTTTATTTCCATATTTTTTAAAAAAAAGATATAATTTTTTAAATATTAAAGTAATTTATACAATACATAATTTAATGTATCAGGGTAAATTTAACAATTATTCTGTAGCTACTTTGGGCTATGACTATAAATATGACTTGAATTTTATGGAAGTAGGCATCAAATATTCAGATATTGTAAATACAGTTAGTCCAACTTATTCAAAGGAAATACATTATCCATATTTTGCTGAAGGCTTAGAAAATATTATAAATTCTAAAGAAATAAGTGGTATTTTGAATGGTATAGACTATAATTATTACAAGCCAATATATAAGGATATTTTTGAATATAAAAAGAAGAAAAAGAAAGAATTACTTACAAAGTTTGGAATTAAAAATGAAGAATTTATGGTTATTAGTTTAATATCAAGACTTGTTGAAGGAAAAGGAATAGATTTAATTATTGCTAGAGTAGAAGATTTGTTGGAAAATGATAAGGTGATTTTCTTGATACTAGGTAGAGGTGCAAAAGAATATGAAGATTTTTTTGAATATCTTTCAATTAAATATCCTAATAAATGCAAATTTACAAAGGAATATAATGAGGCTTTATCAAAATTAATGTATGCAGGTTCAGACTTATTATTAGTACCTTCAAGATATGAACCTTGTGGATTAACACAAATGATAGCAATGAGATATGGAACTATACCTTTGGTTAGAGAAATTGGAGGCTTAAAAGATACAGTACAACCATTTAATTATATTACTCAAAAAGGTAATGGTTTTGGCTTTACAAATTATAATGCAGACGATATGTTACATGTAATTAGATATGCACAAAGTGTTTATTATACTCAAAAAAAGAATTGGGAAATATTGATAAATAATTGCATAAATACAGATCATTCTTGGAATAAGGCTGCAAAGGAATATGAAGCTTTGTATATAAAACTCTGTTAA
- a CDS encoding DUF819 domain-containing protein, with product MISGTDTWTIWAILLFITAVSIYLERTYTIASKISGAIIALVFALALSNFGLIPTESQVYDIVWEYIVPLSIPLLLFKCDLVQIYKQSQRLIIIFLLSSVGTIIGTFIAYSLLHKYIPELNHIAGAMSASYIGGGVNFVAVSTSFKINPKLISATIVSDNLLMVLYFLTLITIPNLKFFKKNFKREYQDNIEIDLNSENTKSLLGLKDLAISFAITAIIVTISFKLSKCILGNFKGDLALFLGNKYLLLTTISVLFSTIFSKYFSKISGTQEIGTFLIYIFFVVIGIPASISSIIKNSPLLLVFCFIIVVINMIVTLIFAKIFKFTLEEAILVSNANIGGPTTAVAMAMSKGWKKYIAPIMLVGTLGYVIGNYIGLYLGYHLI from the coding sequence ATGATTAGTGGAACTGATACATGGACAATATGGGCTATACTTTTATTTATAACAGCTGTAAGTATATATTTGGAGAGAACATATACTATAGCATCAAAAATTAGTGGAGCAATAATTGCTTTAGTTTTTGCATTGGCATTGTCAAATTTTGGCTTAATACCTACAGAATCCCAAGTATATGATATAGTTTGGGAATATATAGTACCTTTATCAATACCTTTACTATTATTTAAGTGTGATTTGGTACAAATTTATAAGCAAAGTCAAAGACTTATAATAATATTTTTATTAAGTTCAGTTGGGACTATAATAGGAACTTTTATTGCATATAGTTTACTTCATAAATATATTCCAGAATTAAATCATATAGCTGGAGCTATGTCGGCTTCATATATAGGTGGAGGAGTTAACTTTGTTGCAGTTTCAACAAGTTTTAAAATAAATCCAAAATTAATTTCAGCAACTATTGTAAGTGATAATTTACTTATGGTTTTATATTTCTTGACATTAATTACAATACCAAATTTAAAATTTTTTAAGAAAAATTTTAAAAGAGAGTATCAAGATAATATTGAAATTGATTTGAATTCAGAAAATACAAAATCTTTGCTAGGTTTGAAAGATTTAGCTATTTCTTTTGCAATAACAGCAATAATAGTTACAATTTCTTTTAAATTATCTAAGTGTATTTTAGGTAATTTTAAGGGAGATCTTGCTTTATTTTTAGGAAATAAGTATTTGTTGTTAACTACAATTAGTGTTTTATTTTCTACAATTTTTTCTAAATATTTTTCAAAAATATCTGGTACACAAGAAATTGGAACATTTTTAATATATATTTTCTTTGTTGTTATAGGAATACCAGCTTCAATAAGTTCAATTATTAAAAATTCACCACTATTATTAGTATTTTGCTTTATTATAGTAGTCATAAATATGATAGTAACATTAATATTTGCCAAAATATTTAAATTTACATTAGAAGAAGCAATATTAGTATCAAATGCTAATATAGGGGGACCAACTACAGCGGTAGCAATGGCAATGTCTAAAGGCTGGAAGAAATATATAGCACCTATTATGCTAGTGGGGACTTTAGGTTATGTAATAGGTAATTATATAGGATTATATTTAGGATACCATTTAATTTGA
- the rph gene encoding ribonuclease PH: protein MRANNRKNNEIRKIKITNNFTIHAEGSVLIEIGDTKVICNATVEDKVPNFLKGKGQGWVTAEYAMLPRATNTRNRREIQVGRQNGRSVEIQRLIGRALRAAIDLKKLGERTITIDCDVIQADGGTRTASITGGYLAMELAITKLLKNNTLLENPIISKVAAISVGKVHGELLLDLDYSEDCVADVDMNIIMNDKNEFIEIQGTGENSTFNYGELLKFLDLSKIAFQDLFLL from the coding sequence ATGAGAGCAAATAATAGAAAAAATAATGAAATTAGAAAAATAAAAATTACAAATAATTTTACAATTCATGCAGAAGGTTCAGTATTAATTGAAATAGGTGATACAAAAGTAATTTGTAATGCTACAGTAGAAGACAAAGTTCCTAATTTTTTAAAAGGTAAGGGACAAGGTTGGGTTACAGCAGAGTATGCAATGTTACCAAGAGCAACTAATACTAGAAATAGAAGAGAAATACAAGTTGGAAGACAAAATGGAAGATCTGTGGAAATACAAAGATTAATTGGTAGAGCATTAAGAGCAGCTATTGATTTGAAAAAATTAGGAGAAAGAACTATTACAATAGACTGTGATGTTATACAAGCAGATGGAGGAACAAGAACGGCTTCAATTACTGGGGGGTATTTGGCTATGGAATTAGCAATAACAAAGCTATTAAAAAATAATACCTTATTAGAAAATCCAATAATTTCAAAAGTCGCAGCAATTAGTGTAGGAAAAGTACACGGAGAGTTATTACTAGATTTAGATTACTCGGAAGACTGTGTAGCAGATGTAGATATGAATATAATAATGAATGATAAAAATGAATTTATTGAAATTCAAGGAACTGGTGAAAATAGTACATTTAATTATGGTGAATTATTAAAATTCTTGGATTTAAGTAAGATAGCCTTTCAAGACTTATTCTTATTGTAG
- the rlmN gene encoding 23S rRNA (adenine(2503)-C(2))-methyltransferase RlmN, with product MKKDILILSIDEIKQILSENNIPTYVAGQIYDFLHKKLIFSFDEFNNIKKETRELLKTIFYIPDMVKIHTIVSKDKQSEKYLFKLENKYLLESVLLSHNNRKTLCVSSQIGCPLMCDFCATGTMKFEKNLKASEIILQFYLIQKELNKRNQKISNVVYMGMGEPFLNYSSVILSINILNNAKGQNISKRNFTISTSGLIDKIKQLAIDEKQIHLAISLHSAIQEIRDSIMPINKRYNLQDLKEALKFYQEKTNNRITFEYILIDDLNIDKKSTKALIDFVKNFNAHVNLIPYNRVVGKPYVRPSKEAQLKFYNSLKNYNINVTLRDTKGQDIAAACGQLKIKKENENNGKYVKNI from the coding sequence ATGAAAAAAGATATACTAATACTTAGTATTGATGAAATAAAACAAATATTGAGTGAAAATAATATACCCACTTATGTTGCAGGGCAAATATATGATTTTTTACATAAAAAATTAATTTTTTCTTTTGATGAATTTAATAATATAAAAAAGGAAACAAGAGAATTATTAAAAACAATATTCTATATTCCAGATATGGTTAAGATACATACTATAGTTTCAAAAGATAAACAAAGTGAAAAATATTTATTTAAATTAGAAAATAAATACTTATTAGAAAGTGTACTATTAAGTCACAATAATAGAAAGACACTATGTGTTTCATCACAAATAGGTTGTCCTTTAATGTGTGATTTTTGTGCTACTGGAACTATGAAATTTGAAAAGAATTTAAAAGCATCAGAGATAATCTTACAATTTTATCTTATACAAAAGGAATTGAATAAAAGAAATCAAAAAATTTCAAATGTAGTTTATATGGGTATGGGAGAGCCTTTTTTAAATTATTCTTCAGTAATTTTATCAATAAATATTTTAAATAATGCAAAAGGTCAAAATATTTCAAAAAGAAATTTCACAATTTCTACTTCAGGCTTAATTGATAAAATAAAGCAATTAGCTATTGATGAAAAACAAATTCATTTGGCAATTTCATTGCACTCAGCTATACAAGAAATAAGAGACTCTATAATGCCTATCAATAAAAGATATAATTTACAAGATTTAAAAGAAGCACTAAAATTTTATCAAGAAAAAACAAATAATAGAATAACATTTGAGTATATTTTAATTGATGACTTGAATATAGATAAAAAATCTACTAAGGCTTTGATAGATTTTGTTAAGAATTTTAATGCACATGTTAATTTAATTCCATATAATAGGGTCGTTGGTAAACCATATGTTAGACCAAGTAAAGAAGCACAACTTAAATTTTATAATTCATTGAAAAATTATAATATTAATGTAACTTTAAGAGATACTAAAGGTCAAGATATTGCTGCAGCATGTGGGCAATTAAAAATAAAAAAGGAGAATGAAAACAATGGCAAATATGTCAAAAATATTTAA
- a CDS encoding PBP1A family penicillin-binding protein, with the protein MKTMANMSKIFKYIFLGIFAFLFIFLAYTIFEVKRQYPTEMLENYEPLKPSVIYDINGKQIDVLAIENRDPISINEVPKVVQNAFIAVEDKRFRKHHGIDVVRSLKALFLNVTKTGRQGGSTITQQLVKNAFLSSERTFKRKLTEAILAIEMERIYTKDEILEYYLNTINFGRGAYGIKNGSLKYFGVLPKDLTIAQAAILASIPKSPSKYSKIENALERQKLVLSSMYSAGFITKEQYDKALKEKINFITPKEMEKRSETQEISNSNVSPEVTTVVLDEMKKILHIEDDDIKLLFNGYKIYSTIDINMQKAAYKAFETNSNLKRRAELQGALISIDSTNGFVKAMVGGKNYVKGDFNRALYAKRQPGSSFKPVAYLAALQKGIPMNTVLEDSPTTFGSWTPKNYDWKYRSNLTMLKALQVSNNVASVKVLDLAGIDAAKKIWLDAGVTSTHFPNDLTLALGSITTTPLDMARFYAALSNGGYKVEPQFIYKIENRYGEVIYEADVNKKQIYNTEDVALMTYMLQKVIEKGTGQSAKLFKNGKLIPMAGKTGTTSDYVSAWFTGYTPTLATVVYVGNDDNKTMGKGMSGSSAAIPIWKNYMQAVVNLPNYNNTNFDYILDGLMNGSLEQYTIDVLNGMLDVDGVNAEPALFKAGTAPLESESVNIFQY; encoded by the coding sequence ATGAAAACAATGGCAAATATGTCAAAAATATTTAAATATATATTTTTAGGAATCTTTGCATTTTTATTTATTTTTTTAGCATATACTATATTTGAAGTAAAAAGACAATATCCTACAGAAATGCTTGAAAATTACGAACCTTTAAAGCCATCAGTTATTTATGATATAAATGGTAAACAAATTGATGTATTAGCAATTGAAAATCGTGATCCCATTTCTATTAATGAAGTACCTAAAGTAGTACAAAATGCTTTTATAGCAGTTGAAGATAAAAGATTTAGAAAACATCATGGAATAGATGTAGTAAGATCATTGAAGGCATTATTTTTAAATGTTACTAAAACTGGTAGACAAGGTGGAAGTACAATAACTCAACAATTAGTAAAAAATGCTTTTTTAAGTTCAGAAAGAACTTTTAAAAGAAAACTTACTGAAGCAATTTTAGCAATAGAAATGGAAAGAATTTATACAAAAGATGAAATATTGGAGTATTATTTAAATACTATAAATTTTGGTAGGGGAGCTTATGGAATCAAAAATGGGTCATTAAAATATTTTGGAGTTTTACCAAAAGATTTAACAATTGCACAAGCTGCAATTTTAGCAAGTATACCAAAATCACCATCTAAGTATTCAAAAATTGAAAATGCTTTAGAAAGACAAAAATTAGTTTTAAGTTCTATGTATTCAGCAGGGTTTATAACAAAAGAACAATATGATAAGGCTTTAAAAGAAAAAATTAATTTTATAACCCCAAAAGAAATGGAAAAAAGAAGTGAAACACAAGAAATATCTAATTCAAATGTATCACCAGAAGTTACAACAGTAGTGTTGGATGAAATGAAGAAGATATTACATATAGAAGATGATGATATTAAATTATTATTTAATGGATATAAAATATATTCTACTATTGATATTAATATGCAAAAAGCAGCATATAAAGCATTTGAAACAAATTCTAATCTTAAAAGAAGGGCTGAATTACAAGGAGCATTAATTTCAATAGATTCAACCAATGGTTTTGTTAAAGCTATGGTTGGAGGTAAAAATTATGTTAAGGGAGATTTTAATAGGGCTTTGTATGCAAAAAGACAACCTGGTTCATCATTTAAACCAGTTGCATATCTTGCTGCTCTTCAAAAAGGAATACCGATGAACACAGTTTTAGAAGATTCACCTACTACCTTTGGAAGTTGGACTCCTAAAAATTATGATTGGAAATATAGATCAAATTTAACAATGTTGAAAGCTTTGCAAGTATCAAACAATGTAGCCTCAGTCAAAGTTTTAGACTTAGCTGGAATAGATGCAGCTAAAAAAATATGGTTGGATGCTGGTGTAACTTCAACACATTTTCCTAATGATTTAACTTTAGCATTAGGTTCAATTACTACAACACCATTAGATATGGCAAGATTTTATGCTGCTTTGTCAAATGGTGGTTATAAAGTAGAGCCTCAATTTATTTATAAAATAGAAAATCGTTATGGTGAAGTTATATATGAAGCAGATGTTAATAAAAAGCAAATATATAATACTGAAGATGTTGCATTAATGACATATATGCTACAAAAAGTTATAGAAAAAGGTACAGGTCAATCAGCAAAATTATTTAAAAATGGTAAATTAATTCCAATGGCAGGTAAAACAGGAACAACAAGTGATTATGTTTCAGCTTGGTTTACAGGTTATACTCCTACATTAGCTACTGTAGTTTATGTGGGAAATGATGATAATAAGACTATGGGTAAAGGTATGTCTGGTTCATCAGCTGCTATACCAATTTGGAAGAACTATATGCAAGCAGTTGTAAATTTACCAAATTATAATAATACAAATTTTGACTACATTTTAGATGGACTAATGAATGGTAGTCTAGAGCAGTATACAATAGATGTTCTTAATGGTATGTTAGATGTTGATGGAGTCAATGCAGAACCGGCATTATTTAAAGCAGGAACAGCACCATTGGAATCTGAAAGTGTAAATATTTTTCAATATTAG
- the era gene encoding GTPase Era produces MKAGFIAIVGRPNVGKSTLMNKLIDEKLAIISDKAGTTRDQIRGISNLGENQYIFFDTPGIHKPQHLLGEYMTTVALNTLNEADLILFLIDGTKKIGSGDKFVNENIKKVNKPCIILINKADNLTDEELEEKKVEIKENLGEFVDILTISAQYSIGIHKIYDICSKYLSSDVWFYPEDYYTDMPVNKIVVEVIREKILHLTRDEIPHSVGVEIINVLTKPNIRHYDVNIYVERPSQKGIIIGENGKLIKEIGIRSRKEIENLIGLKVNLNIWVKVKKKWRKNKKFLEELGYKLQ; encoded by the coding sequence ATGAAAGCAGGGTTTATTGCTATTGTTGGTAGACCAAATGTTGGTAAATCAACACTTATGAATAAGTTAATTGATGAAAAATTAGCTATTATATCAGATAAAGCAGGTACAACAAGAGATCAAATAAGAGGTATATCAAATTTAGGAGAAAATCAATATATTTTCTTTGATACACCTGGGATTCATAAGCCACAACATCTTTTGGGTGAATATATGACAACTGTTGCGTTAAATACATTAAATGAGGCAGATTTAATACTTTTTTTAATTGATGGGACTAAAAAAATAGGGTCTGGTGATAAATTTGTTAATGAAAATATTAAAAAGGTTAATAAGCCTTGCATCATATTAATAAATAAAGCTGATAATTTAACAGACGAAGAGTTGGAAGAAAAAAAAGTTGAAATAAAAGAAAATTTGGGAGAATTTGTTGATATTTTAACAATTTCGGCACAGTATTCTATAGGTATACATAAAATTTATGATATATGTTCAAAGTATCTTTCATCAGATGTTTGGTTTTATCCAGAAGACTATTATACGGATATGCCAGTTAATAAAATAGTTGTGGAAGTTATAAGGGAAAAAATATTACATCTAACAAGAGATGAAATTCCACATAGTGTTGGAGTAGAGATAATAAATGTACTTACAAAGCCAAATATTAGACATTATGATGTCAATATTTATGTTGAAAGACCATCACAAAAAGGTATAATAATTGGTGAAAATGGTAAGTTAATAAAGGAAATTGGAATAAGATCTAGAAAAGAAATAGAAAATTTAATAGGTCTAAAAGTTAATCTAAATATTTGGGTTAAAGTTAAAAAGAAGTGGAGAAAAAATAAAAAGTTTTTAGAAGAATTAGGTTATAAACTACAATAA
- a CDS encoding polymorphic toxin type 50 domain-containing protein encodes MSGGDPKIEIYETKKFLIHYSRTGVHIVPQK; translated from the coding sequence ATGAGCGGGGGTGATCCTAAAATTGAAATATATGAAACTAAAAAATTCTTAATACATTATTCTAGAACTGGAGTTCATATAGTACCTCAAAAATAA
- a CDS encoding polymorphic toxin type 50 domain-containing protein, with product MTDNEYKDKIRELQKKIRGKGEIIVKENKNSYEYIENYSHNSDIGETWDRIKLMYYDTKKTRTTYSKKGYHVYPVY from the coding sequence ATGACTGATAATGAATATAAAGATAAAATTAGGGAGTTGCAAAAGAAAATAAGGGGAAAAGGTGAAATAATTGTTAAAGAAAATAAAAATTCTTATGAATATATTGAAAATTATTCTCACAATAGTGATATAGGAGAAACTTGGGATAGAATAAAATTAATGTATTATGACACTAAAAAGACTAGAACAACATATTCTAAGAAAGGATATCATGTGTATCCTGTATATTAA
- a CDS encoding polymorphic toxin type 50 domain-containing protein: MRSKNKTEIYETKKYSIHYSKTGIHIVPRKEN; encoded by the coding sequence ATTAGGAGTAAAAATAAAACTGAAATATATGAAACTAAAAAATACTCAATACATTATTCTAAAACAGGAATACATATAGTGCCTAGAAAGGAAAATTAA
- a CDS encoding DUF2513 domain-containing protein, translated as MILDKDLIRQILLYVEENGNDKMPVYNIEIDGYTDEEIKYQDHPSSCG; from the coding sequence ATGATATTAGATAAAGACTTAATAAGGCAAATATTATTATATGTCGAAGAAAATGGAAACGACAAAATGCCAGTATATAACATTGAAATTGACGGATATACAGACGAAGAAATTAAATACCAGGATCACCCCAGCTCATGCGGGTAA
- a CDS encoding YadA-like family protein: MRSKYFASYGTYSGSHSFALGISGHIDNDRLSYKLSGAVNTKCNIAFGAGVGVNLGKKNQSNKELLDRIEKLENLVKQLQNK, from the coding sequence ATACGATCGAAATATTTTGCTTCATATGGTACTTATTCTGGTTCTCATTCATTTGCTTTAGGTATTAGTGGGCATATTGATAATGATAGATTGAGTTACAAGCTATCTGGTGCAGTTAATACTAAATGCAATATTGCATTTGGTGCAGGAGTTGGTGTTAATCTAGGTAAGAAGAATCAATCTAATAAAGAATTACTTGATAGAATAGAAAAATTAGAAAATTTAGTTAAACAATTACAGAATAAATAG
- a CDS encoding substrate-binding domain-containing protein, whose translation MLRKIIFLFSISLFLACCMHDKFNPTKEINVITREQGSGTRGAFMDIFKLELKGKNLKKDLITKQASVENNTNTIIQTIENDKHAIGYVSLGSANKDIKILKVDNIYPNIENVQNGKYTVVRNFSVIVNKSDHDNPLFNNFISYIFSNQGQEIIKKNSYIPIPNQIFSNYPTQKVKGKLTIGGSSSVSPLMEKIIEEYCKVNKDVKIELQISDSTIGITKTAEKVYNLGLSSRSLKDEEKANLEEIKIALDPIVLIVNKENTTENLTKNEIKNIYLGNIKKWIEVNKK comes from the coding sequence ATGCTAAGGAAAATTATTTTTCTATTCAGTATAAGTTTATTCCTTGCATGTTGTATGCATGATAAATTTAATCCCACTAAAGAAATAAATGTCATCACAAGAGAGCAAGGCTCAGGTACTAGAGGTGCATTTATGGATATTTTTAAATTAGAATTAAAAGGTAAAAATCTGAAAAAAGATTTAATTACTAAACAAGCAAGTGTTGAGAATAATACAAACACTATTATTCAGACCATAGAGAATGATAAGCATGCTATAGGGTATGTTTCTTTAGGTTCGGCTAATAAGGATATTAAAATTTTAAAAGTCGATAATATTTATCCAAATATTGAAAATGTTCAAAATGGTAAATATACTGTCGTTAGAAATTTTTCAGTGATTGTTAATAAAAGCGACCACGATAATCCTTTATTCAATAATTTCATTTCATATATTTTTTCAAATCAAGGACAAGAAATTATCAAAAAAAATTCATATATTCCCATTCCAAATCAAATTTTTTCAAATTATCCAACCCAGAAAGTAAAAGGAAAGTTAACTATAGGTGGATCAAGTTCAGTATCACCACTTATGGAAAAAATAATAGAAGAATATTGTAAGGTTAATAAAGATGTAAAAATTGAACTACAAATTAGCGATAGTACAATTGGTATAACTAAAACAGCAGAAAAGGTATATAACCTAGGCTTATCTAGTAGAAGTTTAAAAGATGAAGAAAAAGCAAACCTAGAAGAAATAAAAATTGCATTAGATCCTATTGTATTAATTGTTAATAAAGAAAACACTACAGAAAATCTCACTAAAAATGAAATAAAAAATATCTATTTAGGAAATATAAAAAAATGGATAGAGGTGAATAAAAAATGA